One genomic segment of Arachis duranensis cultivar V14167 chromosome 4, aradu.V14167.gnm2.J7QH, whole genome shotgun sequence includes these proteins:
- the LOC107486847 gene encoding pirin-like protein isoform X1 gives MRGLIARHLHLLPFNRRITTNTTTITMSASSSAFSTPRLVLKKVLAKSQREGDGAVVRRGIGRSELKNLDPFLMLDHFSVSPPGGFPDHPHRGFETVTYVLEGGITHQDFAGHQGTIRAGDVQWMTAGRGIIHSEMPAQPTNNNGLQLWINLSANNKMIEPNYQELLSENIPTAEQEGVEVRVIAGEAMGVHSPVYTRTPTMFLDFKLRPGAELHQSIPETWNSFVYVIEGEGVFGSPTSSPTGPYHVLVLSQGDGLSVWNNNNNFSSKPLRFVLIGGQPLNEPVAQYGPFVMNTQSEIEKTIEDYQYCRNGFEMRRYWTSL, from the exons ATGAGAGGTTTAATAGCAAGGCACCTTCACCTGTTGCCGTTCAATCGGAGGATCACCACtaacaccaccaccatcaccatgTCGGCATCATCATCTGCTTTCAGCACACCCAGATTGGTCCTCAAGAAGGTTCTGGCCAAGTCTCAACGCGAAGGCGATGGGGCTGTTGTCAGAAGAGGCATTGGAAG AAGCGAGTTGAAGAACTTGGATCCATTTTTGATGTTGGATCACTTCTCAG TATCCCCCCCTGGAGGATTCCCTGATCATCCCCACAGAG GTTTTGAGACCGTTACCTACGTCCTAgag GGGGGCATAACTCACCAAGATTTTGCAGGGCACCAGGGCACAATCAGAGCTGGCGATGTTCAGTGGATGACTGCAGGCAGGGGAATCATTCACTCTGAGATGCCTGCCCAACCAACCAACAACAACGGCTTGCAGCTATGGATCAACTTATCCGCCAACAACAAGAT GATTGAACCCAACTACCAAGAACTTCTGAGCGAGAACATACCAACGGCAGAGCAGGAAGGGGTGGAGGTGAGAGTGATAGCAGGAGAAGCAATGGGGGTGCATTCCCCGGTCTATACTCGAACTCCAACCATGTTCCTTGACTTCAAGCTACGTCCCGGAGCTGAGTTGCATCAGAGCATTCCGGAGACATGGAACTCCTTTGTATACGTCATTGAAGGTGAAGGAGTGTTCGGGTCTCCAACTTCATCGCCAACTGGCCCATACCATGTGCTGGTTCTGAGCCAAGGGGATGGCCTCAGCGTctggaacaacaacaacaacttctCTTCAAAGCCTCTCAGGTTTGTGCTCATTGGAGGCCAGCCACTGAACGAGCCCGTGGCTCAGTATGGCCCTTTTGTCATGAACACACAGTCTGAGATCGAAAAGACCATTGAGGACTATCAGTATTGCAGGAATGGCTTTGAGATGAGGAGGTATTGGACCTCTCTCTAG
- the LOC107486847 gene encoding pirin-like protein isoform X2 codes for MRGLIARHLHLLPFNRRITTNTTTITMSASSSAFSTPRLVLKKVLAKSQREGDGAVVRRGIGSELKNLDPFLMLDHFSVSPPGGFPDHPHRGFETVTYVLEGGITHQDFAGHQGTIRAGDVQWMTAGRGIIHSEMPAQPTNNNGLQLWINLSANNKMIEPNYQELLSENIPTAEQEGVEVRVIAGEAMGVHSPVYTRTPTMFLDFKLRPGAELHQSIPETWNSFVYVIEGEGVFGSPTSSPTGPYHVLVLSQGDGLSVWNNNNNFSSKPLRFVLIGGQPLNEPVAQYGPFVMNTQSEIEKTIEDYQYCRNGFEMRRYWTSL; via the exons ATGAGAGGTTTAATAGCAAGGCACCTTCACCTGTTGCCGTTCAATCGGAGGATCACCACtaacaccaccaccatcaccatgTCGGCATCATCATCTGCTTTCAGCACACCCAGATTGGTCCTCAAGAAGGTTCTGGCCAAGTCTCAACGCGAAGGCGATGGGGCTGTTGTCAGAAGAGGCATTGGAAG CGAGTTGAAGAACTTGGATCCATTTTTGATGTTGGATCACTTCTCAG TATCCCCCCCTGGAGGATTCCCTGATCATCCCCACAGAG GTTTTGAGACCGTTACCTACGTCCTAgag GGGGGCATAACTCACCAAGATTTTGCAGGGCACCAGGGCACAATCAGAGCTGGCGATGTTCAGTGGATGACTGCAGGCAGGGGAATCATTCACTCTGAGATGCCTGCCCAACCAACCAACAACAACGGCTTGCAGCTATGGATCAACTTATCCGCCAACAACAAGAT GATTGAACCCAACTACCAAGAACTTCTGAGCGAGAACATACCAACGGCAGAGCAGGAAGGGGTGGAGGTGAGAGTGATAGCAGGAGAAGCAATGGGGGTGCATTCCCCGGTCTATACTCGAACTCCAACCATGTTCCTTGACTTCAAGCTACGTCCCGGAGCTGAGTTGCATCAGAGCATTCCGGAGACATGGAACTCCTTTGTATACGTCATTGAAGGTGAAGGAGTGTTCGGGTCTCCAACTTCATCGCCAACTGGCCCATACCATGTGCTGGTTCTGAGCCAAGGGGATGGCCTCAGCGTctggaacaacaacaacaacttctCTTCAAAGCCTCTCAGGTTTGTGCTCATTGGAGGCCAGCCACTGAACGAGCCCGTGGCTCAGTATGGCCCTTTTGTCATGAACACACAGTCTGAGATCGAAAAGACCATTGAGGACTATCAGTATTGCAGGAATGGCTTTGAGATGAGGAGGTATTGGACCTCTCTCTAG